The following proteins are co-located in the Gordonia polyisoprenivorans genome:
- a CDS encoding MerR family transcriptional regulator, with protein MRIGQVARLAGVSTRTIRYYHRLGLLPEPARDSNGYRSYALDDVVALLRIRRLTALGLALDEVRDVLAEDGAADLDDVLTELDADLARRAEAIQRQRQRIADLRGTLSAGVPRDEVADIADRLAEIYSGAETTVEIEHSLLEVFTELDPQVTSLYRSALADENMAARGAELATCFEALATADPGDDEVECLARDIVACSRELGEVARGELERIDFGGRFGTDDLLDALTGADELSDAQRRCVQRMVALGRQAWS; from the coding sequence ATGCGGATCGGGCAGGTGGCACGGCTGGCGGGCGTCAGCACGCGCACCATCAGGTACTACCACCGGCTCGGGTTGCTTCCCGAGCCGGCACGGGATTCCAACGGATACCGAAGCTACGCACTCGACGACGTGGTGGCTCTCCTGAGGATTCGTCGGCTCACCGCACTGGGATTGGCGCTCGATGAGGTCCGGGACGTCCTTGCCGAGGACGGGGCGGCCGACCTCGACGACGTTTTGACCGAGCTCGACGCGGACCTCGCCCGTCGAGCCGAGGCGATCCAACGGCAGCGGCAGCGGATCGCCGATCTACGCGGCACGTTGTCGGCCGGCGTGCCACGGGATGAGGTCGCCGACATCGCGGACCGACTGGCCGAGATCTACTCCGGCGCGGAGACAACAGTGGAAATCGAGCATTCGCTGTTGGAGGTCTTCACCGAGCTCGATCCGCAGGTCACCTCGCTGTATCGTTCCGCCCTCGCCGACGAGAACATGGCAGCGCGTGGTGCCGAGCTCGCAACGTGCTTCGAGGCTCTGGCGACGGCCGACCCGGGAGACGACGAAGTGGAATGCCTGGCCCGCGACATCGTCGCCTGCAGCAGGGAACTCGGCGAGGTGGCGCGTGGCGAACTCGAGAGAATCGACTTCGGGGGCCGGTTCGGAACCGACGATCTGCTCGACGCACTCACCGGCGCAGACGAACTGTCGGACGCGCAACGCCGATGCGTGCAGCGAATGGTGGCATTGGGCCGGCAGGCGTGGTCATGA
- a CDS encoding PLP-dependent aminotransferase family protein — protein MSALSIPPSRALESIRGSAIRDLLAVTERPGVLSLAGGLPATDLIPTARIAVAAQRAIADASALQYTASTGVTRCREAIAHLQGAAPEQILITHGSQQALSLLAQALVDPGSTVVVDDPVYVGALQSFQAVCARIVALPITGAGTDVAELETRLRSGLRPRIVHTVSNFHNPSGVTASAHTRIRLAELADQYGFLVIEDDPYGALRFTGDPIAPIPGDRVIRLGSASKILAPALRVGWMQAPPSIVGMVERLRQSADLCGSAFSQLMTADLLSDTGWLADHVDRLCAQYRVRATALTDALDRHLGSRIDWRPPEGGMFCWARLHAVDTSNLLPAAVDQGVAFVPGRAFAVSDDLGEYLRLSFATLPPAELDEGVRRLAAALDHL, from the coding sequence ATGTCTGCCTTGTCCATTCCCCCATCGCGCGCCCTCGAGTCGATCCGCGGGTCGGCCATCCGAGATCTCCTCGCGGTCACCGAACGGCCCGGTGTGCTCAGCCTCGCGGGCGGTTTGCCTGCCACCGACCTCATCCCCACCGCACGGATCGCGGTTGCGGCGCAGCGCGCGATCGCCGACGCTTCGGCGCTCCAATACACGGCGAGCACCGGCGTTACGCGGTGCCGCGAGGCCATCGCCCACCTGCAGGGCGCCGCTCCCGAGCAGATCCTCATCACCCATGGTTCACAGCAGGCACTCTCGCTGCTGGCACAGGCGCTCGTCGATCCCGGATCGACGGTCGTCGTCGACGACCCGGTGTATGTGGGTGCGCTGCAAAGCTTTCAAGCCGTGTGCGCTCGAATTGTCGCCCTACCCATCACCGGCGCCGGCACCGACGTCGCCGAGCTCGAGACACGGCTTCGGTCCGGGCTACGGCCCCGGATCGTGCACACGGTCAGCAACTTTCACAATCCGTCAGGCGTCACCGCGAGCGCGCATACCCGCATACGACTCGCTGAACTCGCCGATCAGTACGGTTTTCTCGTGATCGAGGACGACCCCTATGGTGCGTTGCGATTCACCGGCGACCCGATCGCCCCGATCCCCGGCGATCGGGTCATCCGACTCGGCAGCGCGTCGAAGATCCTCGCACCGGCGTTGCGGGTGGGCTGGATGCAGGCACCGCCGTCGATCGTCGGCATGGTCGAGCGCCTGCGTCAGAGTGCCGACCTCTGCGGCTCGGCGTTCAGTCAACTGATGACCGCCGACCTGCTCAGCGACACCGGGTGGCTCGCCGACCACGTGGATCGCCTGTGCGCGCAGTACCGGGTTCGGGCAACCGCGCTGACCGATGCACTCGACCGCCATCTCGGGAGCCGGATCGACTGGCGCCCACCGGAGGGCGGGATGTTCTGCTGGGCGCGCCTGCACGCCGTCGATACCTCCAACCTCCTGCCTGCCGCCGTCGACCAGGGTGTCGCCTTCGTGCCGGGACGTGCGTTCGCCGTCTCCGACGATCTCGGCGAGTACCTGCGACTGAGTTTCGCGACGCTGCCACCGGCGGAACTCGACGAGGGCGTCCGACGACTCGCGGCGGCGCTGGACCACCTCTGA